A window of Novosphingobium terrae contains these coding sequences:
- the tagF gene encoding type VI secretion system-associated protein TagF has translation MAVVALLFGKLPSHGDFVARGLPAAERAALDGWLSGEVDAARRMFAAAFDDLYDRAPPWRFARAEGPVGAAGVLAPSIDLAGRRFPLYLALAGVAAEALVAAAHWCEDMLHHAFVESWHADRLVEETARFAGGSLTAGWTGARWWSDGGEGFAPGVVEGLRPPRLLSMMLQPQEDA, from the coding sequence ATGGCTGTGGTTGCTCTGTTGTTTGGCAAGCTGCCCAGCCATGGCGATTTTGTCGCGCGCGGGCTGCCTGCTGCGGAGCGCGCCGCGCTGGATGGCTGGCTTTCGGGGGAGGTGGATGCGGCGCGGCGCATGTTCGCCGCCGCTTTCGATGATCTCTATGACCGCGCCCCGCCCTGGCGCTTTGCACGGGCCGAAGGGCCAGTTGGCGCGGCAGGCGTTCTGGCACCTTCGATTGATCTGGCAGGTCGGCGCTTTCCGCTCTATCTCGCGCTGGCGGGGGTGGCCGCCGAGGCTCTGGTCGCGGCGGCGCATTGGTGCGAGGATATGCTGCATCACGCCTTTGTCGAAAGCTGGCATGCCGACCGACTGGTCGAGGAAACCGCGCGTTTTGCCGGGGGCAGCCTCACCGCAGGCTGGACGGGCGCGCGCTGGTGGTCCGATGGGGGGGAGGGCTTCGCGCCCGGCGTGGTGGAGGGTTTGCGCCCCCCGCGCCTGTTATCCATGATGCTGCAACCGCAGGAGGACGCATGA
- the tssM gene encoding type VI secretion system membrane subunit TssM, protein MRLLKNWWFVTIACALLMALLLAAGLPLFVGFLRPWWVRLLCVAVVGGVWGVLAFLRRRKARQAAKALGEELAPSAEDEEDRALGQRMRDALAQMKGASGQRRDYLYTRPWYVIIGPPGAGKTTALLNSGLRFPFNDSAVKGVGGTRNLDFWFADEAVMVDTAGRYTTQDSDYQVDRRGWSSILSLLRKHRPRQPINGIIVAIGVDELLAADCAGIDNHAAAVRRRLIELRQTLEVSAPVYILLTKADLIAGFTEYFDDLDVEGRRAVLGHSFAYQDGPPTAEMQVRAFDGVAQAVADRQAKRLFEEVDPLRRALLLGFPAQFQSLRSRVSRFLEGAFASGDAPTARLRGFYFTSGIQQGAPLDRILSGMADIYDRPAQPAQGGGSGRAYFLNRLLGEVVFPEAGLVSHDPAALLRQRARLIGGLSAIGAAVLVVLALWGVSFARNRMLQADLLEQTGKASAQLHDAGIDLKQVREGDGDLRAALPALNSLRNLARGYRDRQEGGPPLLMTFGLYQDSLSQQAEESYREALRRVMLPRLMLRLEQAMTESHGDAMALYEPLKVYLMLGQQGPMDAKAVHRWVTNDWATKVFAGPDSASERDQLAKHLDALLEDKDLASVWADRKPPLNGELVASARSAIGTLSLADRAYAVMKQKAAGEGPDWQVSGVLSQGDASAFANHDQILGTRVPYFFTRDGFEKSYMLGLATVQQDMQRDLWVLGGDAQTGGVREEMSNIRPGIAGLYAKDYIAAWEAVIAAMQPGDYFRDPAAFGAMTKSPSPVKRVLLELRKNTSFEGGASGLGKRLVEERINRSRIGRYAAEAGAGQATGLDAGAEITNYFRPLQDYVGDGKNPAPVDEFVAALKQAGQAVMAARSVGGGGGADATQAQMAAAMASVQAAAAGAPPQLQGFVKSAAGGGAAAQVSAAKGAVADAYMQGVLPACQEAAKEHFPFFGTAGQDASAANVLRVFGMGGALDQFVQQRLMPMIDTSGPVWRWRESDPLARTLDPASPEQFAKAAQIRDMLAGGLTIRVSMASLGSGVSAVQVANGGASYRFDAAQNQPRPLLWSLSGGVPHAEVVLYGADGKEARRFDADGPWALFRLMGNAAKENAGAQTIRARFGAGNDSATLTIELPSRHNPFSRGDLWSFRCPVKL, encoded by the coding sequence ATGCGTCTGCTGAAGAACTGGTGGTTCGTCACCATTGCCTGCGCGCTGCTGATGGCGCTGCTGCTGGCGGCGGGACTGCCGTTGTTTGTCGGTTTTCTGCGCCCGTGGTGGGTGCGGCTGTTGTGTGTGGCCGTTGTGGGCGGGGTGTGGGGCGTGTTGGCCTTCCTGCGCCGCCGCAAGGCCCGGCAGGCCGCCAAGGCGCTGGGCGAGGAACTGGCCCCCTCTGCCGAGGATGAGGAAGATCGCGCGCTTGGCCAGCGCATGCGTGATGCTCTGGCGCAGATGAAGGGCGCTTCGGGGCAGCGGCGGGATTATCTCTATACGCGCCCTTGGTATGTTATCATCGGCCCGCCGGGCGCGGGCAAGACCACGGCGCTGCTCAATTCCGGCCTGCGTTTTCCCTTTAACGACAGCGCGGTGAAAGGCGTTGGCGGCACGCGCAACCTCGATTTCTGGTTCGCCGATGAAGCGGTGATGGTTGATACTGCGGGGCGCTACACCACGCAGGATTCCGACTATCAGGTCGACCGGCGCGGCTGGAGTTCGATCCTCTCGCTGTTGCGCAAGCACCGCCCGCGTCAACCGATCAACGGCATCATCGTGGCCATTGGTGTGGACGAACTGCTGGCGGCCGACTGCGCGGGGATCGACAATCATGCCGCAGCGGTGCGCCGTCGCCTGATCGAGTTGCGCCAGACTTTGGAGGTCTCCGCCCCGGTCTACATCCTGCTGACCAAAGCCGATCTGATCGCCGGTTTCACCGAATATTTCGACGATCTGGATGTGGAAGGCCGCCGCGCGGTGCTGGGCCACAGCTTTGCCTATCAGGATGGCCCGCCCACCGCCGAGATGCAGGTTAGGGCCTTCGACGGCGTGGCGCAGGCCGTGGCCGACCGGCAGGCCAAGCGCCTGTTCGAGGAGGTCGATCCGCTGCGCCGCGCGCTGCTGCTGGGCTTTCCGGCGCAGTTCCAGTCGCTGCGCTCACGGGTGTCGCGCTTCCTTGAAGGCGCCTTCGCCAGTGGCGATGCGCCCACGGCGCGGCTGCGTGGATTTTATTTCACCAGCGGCATCCAGCAGGGCGCGCCTTTGGACCGCATCCTCTCGGGCATGGCGGATATCTATGACCGCCCGGCCCAGCCTGCCCAGGGTGGGGGTTCTGGTCGGGCCTATTTTCTCAACCGCTTGCTGGGCGAGGTGGTCTTTCCCGAGGCCGGGCTGGTCTCGCATGATCCTGCCGCGCTGCTGCGCCAGCGGGCGCGGCTGATCGGCGGCCTTTCGGCGATTGGCGCGGCGGTGTTGGTGGTGCTGGCGCTCTGGGGCGTCAGCTTTGCGCGCAACCGCATGCTGCAAGCTGACCTTCTGGAGCAGACCGGCAAGGCGAGCGCCCAACTTCACGATGCCGGGATCGACCTTAAACAGGTGCGTGAAGGCGATGGCGATCTGCGCGCCGCGCTGCCCGCTTTGAACAGCTTGCGCAATCTGGCGCGTGGCTATCGTGACCGTCAGGAAGGCGGGCCGCCGCTGCTGATGACCTTTGGCCTCTATCAGGATAGCCTCAGTCAGCAGGCCGAGGAAAGCTATCGCGAGGCGCTGCGCCGCGTGATGCTGCCACGCCTGATGTTGCGCCTCGAACAAGCGATGACCGAGAGCCACGGCGATGCCATGGCGCTGTATGAGCCGCTCAAGGTCTATCTGATGCTGGGTCAGCAGGGGCCGATGGATGCCAAGGCGGTCCATCGCTGGGTGACCAATGACTGGGCGACGAAAGTCTTCGCCGGACCGGACAGCGCCTCGGAACGCGATCAGCTGGCCAAACATCTCGATGCCCTGCTGGAAGACAAGGATCTGGCCAGCGTCTGGGCCGACCGCAAGCCGCCGCTCAATGGTGAGCTGGTGGCCAGCGCGCGCAGCGCCATCGGCACGCTCTCGCTGGCGGATCGCGCCTATGCGGTGATGAAGCAGAAGGCGGCGGGCGAGGGGCCGGACTGGCAGGTCTCTGGGGTGCTGTCGCAGGGCGATGCCTCGGCCTTTGCCAATCATGACCAGATCCTTGGCACCCGCGTGCCCTATTTCTTCACCCGCGACGGCTTTGAAAAGAGCTATATGCTGGGCCTCGCCACGGTGCAGCAGGATATGCAACGCGATCTCTGGGTGCTGGGCGGTGACGCTCAGACCGGCGGTGTGCGCGAGGAAATGAGCAACATCCGCCCCGGCATCGCGGGCCTTTACGCCAAGGACTATATCGCGGCCTGGGAGGCGGTGATCGCGGCGATGCAGCCGGGCGATTACTTCCGCGACCCCGCCGCTTTCGGCGCCATGACCAAGAGCCCCTCGCCGGTGAAGCGTGTGCTGCTCGAACTGCGCAAGAACACCAGTTTCGAGGGCGGCGCCTCGGGCCTGGGCAAGCGTCTGGTGGAAGAACGGATCAACCGCTCACGCATCGGGCGCTATGCCGCTGAAGCTGGCGCCGGTCAGGCGACGGGTCTGGATGCCGGGGCAGAGATCACCAACTATTTCCGTCCGCTTCAGGATTATGTCGGCGATGGCAAGAACCCCGCGCCGGTCGATGAATTTGTCGCTGCGTTGAAGCAAGCGGGGCAGGCGGTGATGGCCGCCCGCTCGGTGGGCGGAGGCGGCGGGGCCGATGCCACGCAGGCGCAGATGGCCGCCGCCATGGCCTCGGTTCAGGCTGCCGCTGCCGGCGCTCCGCCCCAGCTGCAGGGCTTTGTGAAATCCGCTGCCGGGGGCGGGGCGGCCGCTCAGGTCAGCGCCGCCAAGGGCGCCGTGGCCGATGCCTATATGCAGGGCGTGCTGCCAGCCTGTCAGGAGGCTGCCAAGGAGCACTTCCCTTTTTTCGGGACCGCCGGGCAGGATGCCTCGGCAGCGAACGTGTTGCGGGTCTTCGGCATGGGCGGCGCGCTTGACCAGTTCGTCCAGCAACGCCTGATGCCGATGATCGACACCAGTGGCCCGGTCTGGCGCTGGCGGGAGAGCGATCCGCTGGCCCGCACGCTCGATCCGGCCAGCCCGGAGCAATTCGCCAAGGCCGCGCAGATCCGTGATATGCTGGCCGGCGGGCTGACGATCCGCGTCTCCATGGCCTCGCTGGGCAGCGGCGTCAGTGCGGTGCAGGTGGCCAATGGCGGGGCAAGCTATCGCTTTGACGCCGCGCAGAACCAGCCGCGCCCGCTGCTCTGGTCGCTCTCGGGCGGGGTGCCGCATGCCGAGGTGGTGCTCTATGGCGCCGATGGCAAGGAAGCGCGGCGTTTCGATGCCGATGGCCCCTGGGCGCTGTTCCGTCTGATGGGCAATGCGGCCAAGGAAAACGCGGGCGCCCAGACGATCCGCGCGCGCTTTGGCGCGGGCAATGACAGCGCCACGCTGACCATCGAACTGCCCTCGCGGCACAATCCTTTCAGCCGGGGCGATCTGTGGTCCTTCCGTTGCCCGGTCAAGCTGTGA
- the icmH gene encoding type IVB secretion system protein IcmH/DotU has protein sequence MSNDPNDRSGNRTVFRPSPLQGLRGGQGQPAAPSDAMRDWAAPPPPPPTQGYDAPPPLSRAGMPPPGAGLAPSRLAEDDVPGPATPRSIRNLMLIEAAPVLALAAGMRAGRVRAPLPQFHREATQIISAFDRAIAPHYREEVRQRAKYAVCATVDDIAQNLPNIGTDGAEWARRSMVVQFFQENIGGDRFWQLTDDMLRAPADNLDIIELYHACLAAGFEGRFRVMPDGKRRLHEIMAKLHGSLQHVRSLSMSEMSPQWRGENAPLRRIAPWNLLALAGAAAAGLLLLIYIGLRLILMSGGEAPSNALLGLVPGDRLTLSRPAASLPASSSAQASELRRFLEPEIREGLVTVEEDAQTVRVRTSVGQLFRSGSDQLEPGREALFKRIAAAIEKEKGQVLIEGHADSDRVANLSFPDNMALSQARAQTVAAIIRGGLTDPLRVAAKGMGETVPIASNDTPEGKSRNRRVEIIVPRRY, from the coding sequence ATGAGCAACGATCCGAACGACAGGAGCGGCAACCGCACGGTCTTTCGCCCCTCGCCGCTTCAGGGGCTGAGGGGCGGGCAGGGGCAACCTGCCGCGCCTTCCGATGCGATGCGCGATTGGGCAGCCCCGCCGCCTCCGCCGCCAACACAGGGCTATGACGCGCCGCCGCCTTTGTCGCGTGCGGGCATGCCGCCACCGGGCGCTGGCCTTGCGCCGTCGCGTCTGGCCGAGGATGATGTGCCCGGCCCCGCCACGCCGCGCAGCATCCGCAATCTGATGCTGATCGAGGCCGCGCCGGTGCTGGCTCTGGCGGCGGGCATGCGCGCCGGGCGCGTGCGCGCGCCGCTGCCGCAGTTCCACCGCGAGGCGACGCAGATCATCTCCGCTTTCGACCGCGCCATCGCCCCGCATTACCGCGAGGAGGTGCGCCAGCGCGCCAAATATGCCGTTTGCGCCACGGTGGACGATATTGCCCAGAACCTGCCCAACATCGGCACCGATGGCGCGGAATGGGCACGCCGCTCAATGGTGGTGCAGTTCTTTCAGGAGAACATCGGCGGCGACCGCTTCTGGCAGCTGACCGACGATATGCTGCGCGCGCCCGCCGACAATCTGGACATCATCGAACTCTATCACGCCTGCCTGGCAGCCGGGTTCGAGGGCCGCTTCCGCGTGATGCCCGACGGCAAGCGCCGCCTGCATGAGATCATGGCGAAGCTGCATGGCAGTCTGCAGCATGTCCGCTCGCTCTCGATGAGCGAAATGTCGCCGCAATGGCGCGGCGAGAATGCGCCCTTGCGCCGGATCGCGCCATGGAATCTGCTGGCGCTGGCCGGAGCCGCTGCGGCGGGGCTGCTGCTGCTGATCTACATCGGCTTGCGGCTGATCCTGATGTCGGGCGGGGAGGCGCCGTCCAACGCGCTGCTCGGGCTGGTGCCGGGCGACCGGCTGACGCTCTCGCGCCCCGCCGCCAGCCTGCCGGCCAGCAGCAGCGCTCAGGCTTCGGAACTGCGCCGCTTCCTCGAACCGGAAATCCGCGAGGGGTTGGTGACGGTGGAGGAAGACGCCCAGACCGTGCGCGTGCGCACCAGCGTGGGCCAGCTGTTCCGCTCGGGCTCGGACCAGCTGGAGCCCGGGCGTGAGGCTTTGTTCAAGCGCATCGCCGCCGCCATCGAGAAAGAAAAGGGCCAGGTGCTGATCGAGGGCCATGCTGATAGCGACCGCGTCGCCAACCTCAGCTTCCCGGACAATATGGCGCTGTCTCAGGCCCGGGCGCAGACGGTGGCGGCGATCATCCGTGGCGGTCTGACCGATCCCTTGCGCGTCGCGGCCAAGGGCATGGGGGAGACGGTGCCGATCGCCTCCAACGATACGCCGGAAGGCAAATCCCGCAACAGGCGCGTCGAAATCATCGTGCCCCGCCGATATTGA
- the tssK gene encoding type VI secretion system baseplate subunit TssK produces MFLRPQHFQAQDRFIDGLIRARVSSVQPWPWGFTEIVVDEDLASLGKFGVIRASGILPDGTPFAIPEDMPPPEPLDVPAEVRDAVIYLTLPAQQGGATEFRDAENPSLDARFLVDERETADSFSDDRTTEPIDFGRPNLRFGVTRDQIYGRVTLGIARVREVHNRRLMFDDRFIPPTLDKDASLRLRGAVTDILGRVEQRAEELALRAVEATDGGAETFASFLLLQALNRWLPVLQHAERLPMLHPERLYETLIAMAGEIATMIRPERKPPPLPRYDHENPQTCFDPVIDLLQSMLAAVFDRSAVQLPLENAGPGAYVSKITDHGLYQHGYFYLAVAAASPLEEIRGLFPSVAKFGAVQKMRQIVDSALPGVPLRHTPTPPPQIRVLPGFVYFELDRGAADWRDLLTSPALGLHVAGDWPQLNLELWCVKKSGR; encoded by the coding sequence ATGTTTCTGCGCCCCCAGCATTTCCAGGCCCAGGATCGCTTCATCGACGGCCTGATCCGCGCCCGCGTCAGCAGCGTGCAGCCCTGGCCCTGGGGCTTTACCGAGATCGTGGTGGATGAGGATCTGGCCTCGCTGGGCAAATTCGGCGTGATCCGCGCCTCGGGCATTCTGCCCGACGGCACGCCCTTCGCCATCCCGGAGGATATGCCGCCGCCCGAGCCTCTGGATGTTCCTGCCGAGGTGCGCGATGCGGTGATTTATCTCACGCTGCCCGCTCAGCAGGGCGGCGCAACGGAATTTCGCGATGCGGAAAATCCATCGCTGGATGCCCGTTTCCTTGTCGATGAGCGCGAAACGGCGGACAGCTTTTCCGATGATCGCACCACCGAACCGATCGACTTCGGTCGCCCCAATCTGCGCTTCGGCGTCACGCGGGATCAGATCTATGGCCGGGTGACCTTGGGCATCGCGCGGGTACGCGAAGTCCACAACCGCCGCCTGATGTTCGATGACCGCTTTATCCCGCCCACGCTGGACAAGGATGCCTCGCTGCGCCTGCGCGGTGCGGTCACCGATATCCTTGGCCGCGTCGAACAGCGCGCCGAGGAACTGGCCCTGCGCGCGGTGGAAGCCACCGATGGCGGCGCGGAAACCTTCGCCAGCTTCCTGCTGCTTCAGGCGCTCAACCGCTGGCTGCCGGTGCTTCAGCATGCCGAGCGCCTGCCGATGCTTCACCCTGAGCGGCTCTATGAAACGCTGATCGCCATGGCGGGTGAGATCGCCACCATGATCCGGCCCGAGCGCAAGCCGCCGCCGCTGCCGCGCTACGATCACGAAAATCCGCAGACCTGCTTCGACCCGGTGATAGATCTGCTGCAATCGATGCTGGCCGCTGTGTTCGACCGTTCGGCGGTGCAACTGCCGCTGGAGAACGCCGGGCCGGGGGCTTACGTTTCGAAAATCACCGATCATGGGCTCTATCAGCACGGTTATTTCTATCTCGCCGTGGCGGCGGCCTCGCCCCTTGAGGAAATTCGTGGGCTGTTTCCCTCGGTCGCCAAATTCGGCGCGGTGCAGAAGATGCGCCAGATCGTGGACAGCGCGCTGCCCGGCGTGCCACTGCGCCATACGCCGACCCCGCCGCCGCAGATCCGCGTGCTGCCCGGCTTCGTCTATTTCGAGCTGGATCGCGGCGCGGCGGATTGGCGTGACCTGCTGACCTCGCCCGCTTTGGGCCTGCATGTCGCGGGGGATTGGCCGCAGCTCAATCTCGAACTCTGGTGCGTCAAGAAAAGCGGACGATGA
- a CDS encoding M23 family metallopeptidase — translation MLLALAGAGIAALNRPAVPHSGPIVATPPSAQRFTSRRTLNLADVGDIGSQLEPSGLSQSEAREISREVVNALGSAPGEIRLILDLERSGETSTLITLEATRTDGTGLMLHRQANGALEAKPLSGDLTRRLTVVRGEIDSNSFYSSAVTAGVTDSLIGEVANAFSYDFDMQREVAPGDVFEVAFEQAYNRANEAVGVPRLAYVSLRTATLSRTLYRFTPPGEREPGWFDGNGASTVRALMRTPVDSARITSQFGMRMHPILGFEKMHRGTDFAAPTGTPVFASGNATVEFAGPKGPNGNFIRLHHDNGWETLYLHLNRILPGVTQGARVAQGQQIGEIGTTGRSTGPHLHYEVHIDGQPVDPLKIDVGTGQTLTGAALIAFHKQRDAIDTQRAGARQP, via the coding sequence GTGCTGTTAGCCTTGGCCGGAGCAGGCATTGCGGCGTTAAATCGACCTGCCGTGCCGCATTCCGGACCAATCGTTGCCACGCCGCCATCTGCCCAGCGCTTTACCAGCCGACGCACGCTCAATCTGGCCGATGTGGGGGATATCGGCTCTCAACTCGAACCCTCCGGACTGTCGCAAAGCGAAGCGCGGGAGATCAGCCGGGAGGTCGTGAACGCGCTGGGCTCTGCGCCGGGCGAAATTCGCCTGATCCTCGATCTGGAACGCAGCGGAGAGACCTCAACGTTAATCACGCTGGAGGCCACGCGCACCGATGGCACCGGTCTGATGCTACACCGGCAGGCCAATGGCGCGCTGGAGGCCAAACCCCTCTCCGGCGACCTGACCAGACGACTCACCGTGGTGCGCGGCGAGATCGACAGCAACAGCTTCTATTCCTCGGCGGTGACGGCGGGGGTGACGGACAGCCTGATCGGCGAAGTCGCCAATGCCTTCAGCTATGATTTCGACATGCAACGCGAAGTCGCGCCCGGCGATGTCTTCGAAGTGGCCTTCGAACAGGCCTATAATCGCGCGAATGAGGCGGTGGGCGTGCCGCGCCTTGCCTATGTCTCGCTGCGCACCGCGACATTGTCCCGCACGCTCTATCGCTTCACCCCGCCCGGTGAGCGCGAGCCCGGCTGGTTCGACGGCAATGGCGCCAGCACGGTGCGCGCGCTGATGCGGACGCCGGTCGATTCCGCACGCATCACCTCGCAATTCGGCATGCGCATGCATCCCATTCTGGGTTTCGAGAAGATGCATCGCGGCACCGATTTCGCCGCGCCCACCGGCACACCGGTCTTCGCATCGGGCAACGCCACGGTGGAGTTTGCCGGGCCGAAGGGGCCCAACGGCAACTTTATCCGCCTGCATCACGACAATGGCTGGGAAACGCTGTACCTGCATCTCAACCGCATCCTGCCGGGCGTGACGCAAGGCGCGCGGGTGGCGCAAGGCCAGCAGATCGGCGAGATCGGCACGACGGGGCGCTCGACAGGACCGCATCTCCATTATGAGGTGCATATCGACGGGCAGCCGGTGGACCCGCTCAAGATCGATGTCGGCACGGGGCAGACGCTGACAGGGGCGGCTCTCATCGCCTTCCACAAGCAGCGCGATGCCATCGATACGCAACGCGCCGGAGCCAGGCAGCCCTGA
- a CDS encoding CPBP family intramembrane glutamic endopeptidase translates to MLTSSRSGKHHLRAGVVLVVGTLLMAGILRFGPALAGKVTEALLSGTPSDAALEALFTIIVSGAMLAVAVVGAWLSRAGSVLGPRPLRGFVFGLSLGLGGLLLAVAYAWLAGAVVPGSAHPDPKLLLAGLGVVLLQVAAEEYYFRGWIQLVLAQAWGGPLAVMITAAIFALVHCLGEARSAVTLANLLIGGIWFGLLALRGGGMASAVGAHVAWNAAEQLLLGLDPNPGVGGFGAVIDLDLVGSALWGGSSEGLNASFAMMMALIVFVAPLLITWRKGQRSPALA, encoded by the coding sequence ATGCTGACATCATCCCGGTCGGGCAAACATCACCTCCGCGCCGGGGTTGTGCTGGTGGTCGGCACGCTGTTGATGGCGGGGATTCTGCGCTTCGGCCCTGCGCTGGCCGGGAAAGTGACGGAGGCACTGCTTTCGGGCACCCCGTCCGATGCGGCGCTTGAGGCGTTGTTCACCATCATCGTCTCCGGCGCGATGTTGGCCGTTGCCGTGGTGGGGGCATGGCTCAGCCGAGCAGGATCGGTGCTGGGCCCTCGGCCATTGCGAGGCTTCGTCTTTGGGCTGAGCCTTGGTCTGGGCGGCCTGCTGCTGGCGGTGGCCTACGCCTGGCTGGCCGGAGCCGTGGTCCCTGGCAGCGCGCATCCAGATCCCAAACTGCTGTTGGCCGGGCTGGGCGTGGTGCTGCTTCAGGTCGCCGCCGAGGAGTATTACTTCCGGGGCTGGATTCAGCTCGTGCTGGCACAAGCGTGGGGAGGGCCGCTGGCGGTGATGATCACGGCCGCCATCTTCGCTTTGGTCCATTGTCTGGGAGAGGCGCGGTCTGCGGTCACGCTGGCCAATCTGCTGATCGGCGGGATCTGGTTTGGCCTGCTCGCCTTGCGCGGGGGCGGTATGGCGAGCGCGGTCGGCGCGCATGTCGCATGGAATGCTGCCGAGCAATTGCTGCTGGGCCTCGATCCCAATCCCGGTGTGGGCGGGTTTGGGGCGGTGATCGATCTCGATCTGGTGGGATCGGCCCTATGGGGCGGATCGTCGGAGGGGCTGAATGCCAGCTTCGCCATGATGATGGCGCTGATTGTTTTTGTTGCGCCCTTGCTGATCACATGGCGCAAGGGGCAGCGCAGCCCAGCCTTGGCATAG